The Polynucleobacter sp. MWH-CaK5 region AAGCTCGTGAATCTGTGTCATGGTCATTGTTCTTCATCTTCTTGTTGTACTTCACAGCTCCTGCATTAGCAGTACTTGTTAAGTACGAAGTGTTCAGCGTTCTCGTTGGCACACCATTTGACAAGCTACCAGCATGGATTTCAAGCTGGGCAGCGGTTGATCCAACTTTGTTGTCAGTAACTGACATCAACAAAGACGGTATCTTCCAATTGGGTGAGATGAGAATCGGTGGCGACATCATCGTGTTAGCAACTCCAGAAATCGGTGGCTTGCCATACGTTGTTTCAGGTATGGTTGCTGCGGGTGGTTTGGCTGCTGCGTTGTCTACAGCTGACGGCTTGTTGTTGACAATTGCTAATGCTTTGTCACACGACTTGTACTACAAGATGATTAACCCGAATGCTCCAACAGCACGTCGCGTGTTGATTTCTAAAGCATTGTTGTTGGTAGTGGCTCTTGCTGCTGCTTATGTGGCTGCGCAAAAACCTGCGGACATTTTGTTCTTGGTTGGTGCTGCATTCTCATTCGCTGCTGCTGCTTTCTTCCCAGCATTGACTTTGGGTATCTTCTGGAAGCGTGCTTCTAAGTGGGGTGCTATTGTAGGTATGATCGGTGGTCTTGGTACTACTTTCTACTACATGATCACTACACAACCATGGTTGCGTGGCATATTCGGCGTAACATCACCAGTTGAACTTTGGTACGGTATCGCTCCAATTTCAGCAGGTGTGTTCGGTGTGCCTATCGGCTTTGCTTTGATTATTTTGGTTAGCTTGGTAACTCCAGCTCCAAATAAAGAAGTTCAAGAGTTGATCGACCACGTACGTTACCCAACTTTGAAGTAATCAGTTGATTCTTAATTGATGAAACATTGGTGATGCCCTTCGGGGCTCACATTGAAACCCGCCTCTCGAGGCGGGTTTTTTCTTATATAGTCATGGCTATGGATACAAATCAGAATACAAATCAAAATAGGCGCTTTGCAGGGGTTGCTCGTTTATATGGCGAGACTGGTTTGCAGGCCTTTGAGAGGGCGCATGTGCTTGTTGCTGGATTGGGTGGTGTTGGCTCTTGGGCAGTCGAAGCTCTGGCCAGAAGTGGCATTGGTGAGCTGACATTGATGGATTTTGACCATATTGCTGTGAGCAATGTGAATCGCCAGTTGCATGCGATTGAGGATAACTTCGGGAAGTCAAAATCAGAAGCCATGGCCGAGCGAGTCAGGCAGATTAATCCACTGATCAAGCTCAATATCATTGACGAGTTTTTAACGCCAGACAATTTGGATGCGTATTTGCGTAAGAACGCTGAGAACCCATATTTTGCAGTGCTTGATGCCACAGATGATGTCAAGATGAAGATTGCCTTGGCGGCCTATTGTGAGGGCAGAGATGAGCTTGGTAGGGTCAGGGTGGCTGAACAAAAAGAACAAGAAGTTACAAAACAATTAGGTAAAAAGTCTTTAACAATTCCGTTGATCATTTGCGGTGGCGCTGGTGGCAAGTTAGATCCAAGTCGTATCAAGGCAGCTGATTTGGCTAAAACAACTCAGGATCCAGTGTTGTCAAAAATTAGATATTCATTGCGCAAAGAATATGGTTTTAGTAGTGATCCTAAGAAGAAATTAGGTGTGACAGCGATTTACTCTGATGAGCCAAGGCAAGGTGTGGCCAGTGGAGGATTGTCTTGCGCAGGGTATGGTTCTGCTGTGACTGTTACGGCCACTTTTGGATTTATTGCTGCAGCTGAAGTATTAAAGCTACTGCAAAAGCAGCAGTCCAATTTGGAAAAATAATTAGTCAATAAATCGTTGGTGATCAATGAACGTTTTTCGCGATGTGAGCCAAAGACTCTTCAACCTGATCAACCAAAATAAGGCAAACGTCGCCTGCTTCAATTTGAGATAAAGCTTGGTCAATGGCTAAAAACTCGCCATGGAATTCTTGTATTTTTTTGACCTGCTTTGAAGCCATCAACCCTTCTCTCATGATGCCAATCACTTCGCCGTCTGGACGACCACGTTGGCATTGATCTTCATAGAGGATCACGTGATCGAAGTACTGTCCAAGGATTTCTGTTTGGCGTCGCAAGTCTTCATCACGACGGTCACCTGCACCACTTATAACAACCATGCGTTTCTTAGCAGGCATGTTGATAATCGTTTCTGATAGGGCTTTGATTGCATCTGGGTTGTGGCCGTAATCAGCAATCACAGTGGCACCCTGATGTTTGAATATATTAAAGCGACCAGGCACTGTTTGTGAGTCACTCACAAAGGTAGCCAATGCTTCAGCAATGGTTTCCCAAGAAATGTTCAGTGCCCATGCAGCACCAACTGCTGCTAGGACGTTTTCTACTTGAAAGCTGATGCTGCCATTGACCGTGACAGGTACTTGGTTCAAGTCAATGTGGAATTCTTTTTTACCTTCGCTTGCAACGATTTTGTTGTTTTCAACAAAAACCACGCGCTGACCTTGAGCGCGATGCTTTGCCATCACTGGGTGCTGTATATCTCTTGCGAAGAAAGTGACTTGGCCAGGGCAAGACTTTGCCATCTTGGCAACCATCGGGTCTGCTGCATTAAGAACAGCCATACCATTGCTGGCCACGTTTTGAACAATCACACGTTTAACAGCGGCTAATTCCGAAGTGGTGTTGATGTAATTCATGCCAAGGTGATCGCCTTCGCCCAAATTAGTCACAATTGCAACCTGGCAACGATCAAAGCCCAGACCCTCGCGCAAAATGCCGCCCCGTGCCGTCTCTAAAACAGCTGCATCAACGTCAGGGTGCATTAAGACATTGCGAGCGCTCTTAGGGCCGCTACAGTCGCCTGTGTCGATTCTTTTGCCATTGACATAAACGCCATCTGTGCCAGTATGGCCAACACGCAAACCTTGTTGCTCAAACATGTGGCTCATCAACTTAACCGTGGTTGTTTTACCGTTTGTGCCGGTCACTGCCACCACTGGAATTCGGCCATCATCTTCTTTACCAAACATGGTTGAAATAATGGCTTCACCAACTGGTCTACCTTTACCGTAAGAAGGATGCAAGTGCATGCGCAACCCTGGTGCGGCATTGACTTCAACAATGCCGCCACCTTGTTCTTCTAGTGGTCTATAAACGTTGTCACAAACCACGTCTACCCCACAAATATCCAAGCCAACCATTTGTGCTGCGGCAATGGCTGAAACAGCTAGGTCTGGGTGGACGTCATCAGTCACATCAGTGGCAGTGCCACCAGTGCTTAAGTTTGCATTGTTGCGCAAAGTGACGCGTAAACCTTTTGGAGGAATCGAGTCTGGAGTGAGTTGCTGATTCTTAAGAGTGGCAATCGCGATTTCATCGATGCGGATCTTGCTCAGTGAAGTGGCGTGACCATCACCCCTCAAAGGATCTTTGTTTACTTCTTCAACTAATTCGCGAACGGTATTTTTATTATTACCAATCACATAAGGCGGTTCGCGACGAGCGGCTGCTACTAGCTGGCCACCGATGATTAATAAACGATGATCATGTCCTGGCATGTAACGTTCAACAATTACTTCAGAAGAAATGGCTGAAGCTGCTTTGAAAGCAATCTCTATTTGTTCACGGTTATCAATATTGACAGCAACACCTTTGCCTTGATTGCCGTCCCGTGGCTTAACTGCTACAGGGGACTTGATTTCTAAATAAGCTTCCCATGCTTCTTCGGCAGTCGTCACGATTTTCCCCATGGGTACTGGCACGCCAGCAGCATGAAGTAAGTCTTTGGTTAACTGTTTATCTTGGGCAATTGATTCAGCAATCGCACTGGTAGTGCTTGTTTCAGCAGCTTGGATGCGGCGTTGCTTACTGCCCCAGCCAAGTTGAACCATGCTGCCTTCGGTTAAACGACGATAGGGGATGCCACGCGCAATGGCAGCTTCTACGATTGATCCAGTACTTGGGCCTAGGCGAATGTCTTCATCCAAATCTCTTAATTGCTTGAGGTACTCATCGAGGTGCGAGCCGTTATCAATCAGAGCTGAACGACATAACTTCATGGCCAAATCAAGTGCCAAACGTCCGACTTTTTCTTCGGTGTATTCAACGACGACAATATACACACCATCATCTGGTGTTGACATGGTTCTGCTGAAAGTGATCGGGCATCCTGCTTGAGCTTGTAAGTCTCTTGAGCAAACCTCTAAAGCATGAGCCAAAGAGACGGTTTCATTTTGTGTGTGTGGGCGCAATGGGCCGAGTTGTGGAAAGCGTTCACGCAAGCGAGTTTCAAAACCAGAAATATTGGTGATGATTTTTTCGTTTTCTTCGCACTTGACCAATGCCTCTAGAGAAGTGTGTTTGCCCCAAAAATTAGGACCTCTGAGAGCGCGTATGCGAATTAATTCCATGATTGACTATTGGTAAGTTTGAAGACCTGCAGCAATGATGTCTTTAGGTATGTTTAAAGACCATGCTGCAGCGACAGCAGCCAGTATGCTTTCTAGGGTATTGGTTTTGCTGCTGGCTTGTAAGAGAGGAATGCTGGCGGTGCTAATGAGTGAGTATTGATCAGTGCCCGTTGCCAAGATGATCATATTGTTTTCGGTGAACAGGGCCCGACCACCTTTTTGCAAATGTTTCTTGGTGTGTTCATTAGGTCCATATTTACTAAAGAAAATCACTTCACCATCTGATAGTTCAGCCATTTTGACGACTGCTTCATCATCGGCATTAAGAACGGTGCATCCCTTAGGTAATACAACGTCTACTTGAGTTCGTAAGACGTTATAAATTTGCTCTGGTTCAGTGATTGAGCATTCTGGCACCGTGTCTAGAGGATCAAGATTAGTCACCACACCAACAGTACAGCGATCGTATGCCAAACCTTCATTCAAAATTGTGCGGCTGTCGTTTTCAAAAACTGCGGCCTCAACCTGGCGGTTTAGCAAGATTCGATTGGCACTGATCCAGTTGGCACAATTGCCCTGGGTTTGGAGTCGATGATTGAAGAAGGCTCCCTTGCTGCAAGCTAAGCCTACTTTCATACCAGTCAATTGCATTAGGTGAGTGGTGAGTTGTGCCACCATGGTTTTGCCGCGAGAACCGGTGATGCCAACAACTGGAATTCGTCCATCCGCATTATTCGGGAAGAGGTGGTTAACGATTGCGGCACCGACTGGTTGCGGTTCACCAACACCAGGCTTAAGGTGCATGATTAAACCTGGGCCCGCATTAACTTCAACAATTGCGCCGCCTTGATCCTCAAGTGGCTTCGAAATATCTTCAGCCACGATATCAACGCCTGCAATATCTAAACCAATCACTCGTGCAGCCAAAGCGGCTTGTTCAGCAACCGATGGGTGAACCAAGTGAGTCACTTCAAAAGCCATGTTGCCTGAAGCTTGAACCAAAACATCGTGACCCGCCTTAGGGATTGAGTCCAAGGTGAAGTTTTGACGAGCAAGCTCTAGTTCTAATTTTGTATCAAATACAACAGGGCTCAACGGCAATATCTCTGCATCACCGCGGCGAGGATCGGTATTGATCTCTTCTTCAATCAATTCGCGGATGCTTCTTTTTCCATCACCCTTGGCCCAAGCTGATTCGCCTTTGGCGGCAGCCACTACTTTTTTGCCAACCACCAATAAGCGATGTTCATTGCCAGGAATGTAGCGTTCAACAATCACGCCACTGCCTTCTTTTAAGGCGTCGTCATAAGCTTTTTTAATCTGTGCTTGATCTGATAGGTTGGTGAACACACCCCTGGCGTGATTACCGTCATAAGGTTTGACCACCACAGAGCCATCGATGTCTTGAGCTGCTGCCCAAGCATCATCAGCGCTATCAACCATGCGCCCCTCAGGAACCTGAACGCCACATGAGGCTAAGAGAGATTTGGTTAAGTCTTTGTCTTTTGAAATGCCTTCAGCAATCGCGCTGGTCAAATCTGTTTCAGCTGTCCAAATTCTGCGTTGCTTATTGCCATAGCCCAATTGCACCAAATTGCCTTCAGACAATCTAGTGGCTGGAATCTTCTTTTCTCTGGCTGCATCAACGATGCAAGCGGTGCTAGGACCCAAATAAAGACTGTCGACCATGTCTTCAATTTCTTTGATGGCGGCTGGCACATCAAATGGACGATCTTCAATCGCTGCCATCACCAGGTCACGTGCGTGATAAAGCGCTTTTTCAGTGATCTTTTCATGCCAAGCACGAACCACCACTTTATAAACGCCACGCTTATTGGTCTCGCGAGCCTTGCCGAAGCCTCCTGGCATACCAGCTAGATTCTGTAGTTCGAGGGTCACGTGCTCAAGGATGTGTGCTGGCCAAGTGCCTTCTTCAAGTCTTTTGATGAAGCCGCCTCGTTCCTCGTAAGAGCAACGATGTTCAATCAGGCTCGGAAGCCAAGCCACCAGTCTGTCTGTGAAGCCAGGGAGGGTGTTCGATGGGTAGTCTTCTAGATCATGTATATCGACCCAGGCTTCTAAAACCGGGCGATAGGTCCACATGCTGGGTCCTTTAAGAACCTTTATATCTATGATTTCTATAGTTTTTTTAGTCATGTGGGGCTAAAGTGCCAAAAATACCTAATTGTACGTTGTCGTTTAACGCTTTGGGTAATCTTTGGTTGACAGAAAAAGGTAAATATTTTGATTGGCAAATTTGCGATAATTGCCGACAAATAAAGATATAAAGCCATCCTTGAACTCTACTTCTACCACCACCCCCAACGCTATTCATAGCCATCCCGATCCTTTGGAACGATTGCCCAAGGAGTGGAGCCACTCGGTGGCCCAGGCTTTGAATGCCAATGAGTCAGTAATTGCTGTTTTAGAACTGGATCTAAACGAACAGCTGCATTTTGCAAAAGGCTTGGTTTGCTTAACCAATCAAGGCTTGATTGCCAGCAAAGAACAGTCTGCATCTTGGTCAAGATGGTCTTTTTCTGAAGATCTGAAATTGCAGTTACATGATCATGCTGGCGTAGCAAATTTAGAGTTACTCAACCAATCTGGAAGATTGGCCAACTGGCGATTCACTTTGGCACAAAATCCTGTGGCCAATCGTCTGGTCCAAAATTTTCAGGTTGAGTTAGCTAAGTCTTTGGGTAAGTTCAATCCTGAGCTTGCTGAAACTTCGCAGCCTTTATGCCCAACTTGTTGGGTGCCGTTGCCTCCTGATCAGGATGAGTGTCCAGCTTGTAGTTCAGAAAACTTAAAGCCACCATCAACTTGGACCTTATTGAGATTATGGCGCTTTGCTAAGCCTTATAAAGGCCAGTTGTTCGCAGGCTTCGTTTTAACGCTTGCTTCTACTGCGGCCACCTTGGTGCCACCTTATCTGACCATGCCATTAATGGATGACATTTTGTTGCCTTATCAAAATGGTCAGGCCATCGATGTCAACTTAACTTTGCTTTATTTGGGTGCCTTACTCGGGGCTGCAATTTTGGCTTGGGTGTTGGGTTGGGCTAAAACCTATATTTTGGCTTTGGTAAGTGAGCGCATCGGTGCGGATCTTCGAACCACCACTTACCAACATTTGATGAAGCTGTCCTTGGAATACTTTGGCGGCAAAAGAACCGGCGATTTGATGGCTCGTATCGGGTCAGAGTCAGATCGCATTTGTTTGTTCTTATCAATGCATCTTTTGGACTTTGCCACCGATGTCCTGATGATTTTGATGACGGCAGTGATTCTAATTTCGATCGATCCTTGGTTGGCTTTGGTGACATTGATACCTTTGCCATTTATTGGGTGGGCCATCCATGTGGTGCGAGATAAATTGCGTTACGGCTTTGAAAAAATAGACCGCATTTGGTCAGAGGTCACGAGTGTGTTGGCTGACACGATTCCAGGTGTTCGTGTCGTGAAAGCCTTTGCTCAAGAGGAGCGTGAGTCTGATCGTTTTAGATTGGCCAATGAACATAACTTGGCGGTGAATGATCGAGTGAATAAGGTCTGGGCCTTGTTCTCGCCAACGATTACTTTGTTAACGGAAATTGGATTGTTGGTGGTTTGGGCTTTTGGTATCTGGCAAATATCACACGACGCCATCACCGTTGGTATGTTGACAGCTTGCTTGGCGTACATTGGGCGCTTCTACACACGTCTAGACTCTATGAGTCGCATTGTTGCTTTCACTCAACAGGCTGCTACGGCATCTAAACGTATTTTTGATATTTTGGATCACGTATCAAGCGTTCCAGAGCCGACTCAGCCGATCAAGTTAACAAAAGTAGAAGGTCTCATAGAGTTAAATAATGTGGGCTTCAGATACGGTAATCGTTCTGTGACGCGTGGCATCAATTTAAAGATTGCTCCAGGTGAAATGATTGGCCTGGTGGGTCACAGTGGATCTGGCAAGAGTACTTTGGTGAATTTAATTTGTCGTTTTTATGACGCGGCTGAAGGCACGATTCGTCTAGATGGCGTTGATATCCGTTCAATCGCTGTGGCTGACTATCGCAGGCACATTGGCTTGGTTCTGCAAGAGCCATTTTTGTTCTTCGGCACGATCGCTGAAAACATTGCTTATGGCAAACCAAATGCAACACGGGCAGAGATCATTGCTGCTGCAAGAGCCGCTCATGCTCACGAATTTATTTTAAGACTGCCTCACGGCTATGACTCTTTGGTTGGTGAGAGAGGTCAGTCTTTATCTGGTGGTGAAAGACAGCGTATTTCGATTGCAAGAGCTTTGCTAATCGATCCTCAAATCCTGATACTGGATGAGGCAACTTCATCAGTGGATAGTACGACTGAGAAAGAAATACAAAAGGCTTTGGATAATTTGGTCAAGGGCCGAACCACAATTGCAATTGCGCACCGTTTATCAACGCTGCGCAAAGCGGATCGCTTGATTGTGTTGGATAAAGGTCAAATCATCGAGCAGGGTGGACATGATCAGCTCATGGATTTAAACGGCGTTTATCGCCGGATGTATGACACTCAAGCAAGGCAAGCGATGGATGCGGTTGACGTAGAGTTGGGGGTGAAGAATGGGTAATTCTATGAAGAACTTCACCTTATCAAGAAACACGTTTGGTCAGTTGTGCTTGCGAACTGAGAGTGGGCAGTTGCATGAACAGGTTTTGCCAGTCAAGGCTTTCCCTATCAGTCTGCCAGAAGAATGCATTGCAATCGTTGATCGTGACGGCCATGAATTAATTTGGTTGGACAACTTAAATCAAGTCAGTGCCGACAATCAGTCAATCATCAAGGAAGAGCTCGCTAACAGAGAGTTCATGCCAGTTTTGACAAGGATTGCGGGGGTTTCATCCTTTGCAACTCCTAGTACTTGGACGGTTGAGACCAGCAGGGGTGCTACTCAATTTGTTTTAAAAGGCGAAGAAGATATCCGCCGTATCAGTAAAGATACTTATTTGATTTCTGACAATCATGGTGTTCAATACCTCATAGAAGATATTCAGTTATTGGATAAACATAGTCGAAGATTGTTGGACAGATTCTTATAAAAAAATAATGACAGCCAATCAAACCAATATTCACTTTGAGTCTCGTGGGATTGAGTTTGTTGTCAAGACCACCGAAGAGTTGAGTGCACTGCAGGTCACTATGCAAAAGCATCTGGAGGCACTTAAGTTGTGGCAGCATGTTGATGCAGTGATCTTGAGTGGTAACGATACTTATCAATGTGCTTATAAGCTAAAAGAGAGTGTCAGAGAGCAATGGGCACCTGCTTGGGATACCACTCGTTTGTATTCCACCATGGGCATTGATAGCCAAAAAAATAGTGAAGATTTGAATAAAGAAATCTTGGTTGCGATGTTAATGACAACCATTCCATTCACTTTTCCTAGTTTTGATGAGTTGGTATCAGCTATCAGCATTCGTCGTTATGTCGTTAATGCAGGCTTTAAGGCGGCATTGAACTTTGATACAGAGGCAGCTGAGAGGCCAACGGATTATTGGCATTATGACGAGGAAGAAGGATTTTTATTAAATAAAGGGC contains the following coding sequences:
- a CDS encoding DUF1854 domain-containing protein; its protein translation is MKNFTLSRNTFGQLCLRTESGQLHEQVLPVKAFPISLPEECIAIVDRDGHELIWLDNLNQVSADNQSIIKEELANREFMPVLTRIAGVSSFATPSTWTVETSRGATQFVLKGEEDIRRISKDTYLISDNHGVQYLIEDIQLLDKHSRRLLDRFL
- a CDS encoding ABC transporter ATP-binding protein, whose translation is MHSHPDPLERLPKEWSHSVAQALNANESVIAVLELDLNEQLHFAKGLVCLTNQGLIASKEQSASWSRWSFSEDLKLQLHDHAGVANLELLNQSGRLANWRFTLAQNPVANRLVQNFQVELAKSLGKFNPELAETSQPLCPTCWVPLPPDQDECPACSSENLKPPSTWTLLRLWRFAKPYKGQLFAGFVLTLASTAATLVPPYLTMPLMDDILLPYQNGQAIDVNLTLLYLGALLGAAILAWVLGWAKTYILALVSERIGADLRTTTYQHLMKLSLEYFGGKRTGDLMARIGSESDRICLFLSMHLLDFATDVLMILMTAVILISIDPWLALVTLIPLPFIGWAIHVVRDKLRYGFEKIDRIWSEVTSVLADTIPGVRVVKAFAQEERESDRFRLANEHNLAVNDRVNKVWALFSPTITLLTEIGLLVVWAFGIWQISHDAITVGMLTACLAYIGRFYTRLDSMSRIVAFTQQAATASKRIFDILDHVSSVPEPTQPIKLTKVEGLIELNNVGFRYGNRSVTRGINLKIAPGEMIGLVGHSGSGKSTLVNLICRFYDAAEGTIRLDGVDIRSIAVADYRRHIGLVLQEPFLFFGTIAENIAYGKPNATRAEIIAAARAAHAHEFILRLPHGYDSLVGERGQSLSGGERQRISIARALLIDPQILILDEATSSVDSTTEKEIQKALDNLVKGRTTIAIAHRLSTLRKADRLIVLDKGQIIEQGGHDQLMDLNGVYRRMYDTQARQAMDAVDVELGVKNG
- a CDS encoding ThiF family adenylyltransferase, which codes for MAMDTNQNTNQNRRFAGVARLYGETGLQAFERAHVLVAGLGGVGSWAVEALARSGIGELTLMDFDHIAVSNVNRQLHAIEDNFGKSKSEAMAERVRQINPLIKLNIIDEFLTPDNLDAYLRKNAENPYFAVLDATDDVKMKIALAAYCEGRDELGRVRVAEQKEQEVTKQLGKKSLTIPLIICGGAGGKLDPSRIKAADLAKTTQDPVLSKIRYSLRKEYGFSSDPKKKLGVTAIYSDEPRQGVASGGLSCAGYGSAVTVTATFGFIAAAEVLKLLQKQQSNLEK
- the cphA gene encoding cyanophycin synthetase, which translates into the protein MELIRIRALRGPNFWGKHTSLEALVKCEENEKIITNISGFETRLRERFPQLGPLRPHTQNETVSLAHALEVCSRDLQAQAGCPITFSRTMSTPDDGVYIVVVEYTEEKVGRLALDLAMKLCRSALIDNGSHLDEYLKQLRDLDEDIRLGPSTGSIVEAAIARGIPYRRLTEGSMVQLGWGSKQRRIQAAETSTTSAIAESIAQDKQLTKDLLHAAGVPVPMGKIVTTAEEAWEAYLEIKSPVAVKPRDGNQGKGVAVNIDNREQIEIAFKAASAISSEVIVERYMPGHDHRLLIIGGQLVAAARREPPYVIGNNKNTVRELVEEVNKDPLRGDGHATSLSKIRIDEIAIATLKNQQLTPDSIPPKGLRVTLRNNANLSTGGTATDVTDDVHPDLAVSAIAAAQMVGLDICGVDVVCDNVYRPLEEQGGGIVEVNAAPGLRMHLHPSYGKGRPVGEAIISTMFGKEDDGRIPVVAVTGTNGKTTTVKLMSHMFEQQGLRVGHTGTDGVYVNGKRIDTGDCSGPKSARNVLMHPDVDAAVLETARGGILREGLGFDRCQVAIVTNLGEGDHLGMNYINTTSELAAVKRVIVQNVASNGMAVLNAADPMVAKMAKSCPGQVTFFARDIQHPVMAKHRAQGQRVVFVENNKIVASEGKKEFHIDLNQVPVTVNGSISFQVENVLAAVGAAWALNISWETIAEALATFVSDSQTVPGRFNIFKHQGATVIADYGHNPDAIKALSETIINMPAKKRMVVISGAGDRRDEDLRRQTEILGQYFDHVILYEDQCQRGRPDGEVIGIMREGLMASKQVKKIQEFHGEFLAIDQALSQIEAGDVCLILVDQVEESLAHIAKNVH